From Argopecten irradians isolate NY chromosome 3, Ai_NY, whole genome shotgun sequence:
catgaacatactgcagtctcccaaaacacaaacacttcacacccacaacacaaacatactgcagtctcccaaaacacacacacttcacatacacaacacgaacatactgcagtctctcaaaacacacacacttcacatacacaacatgaacatactgcagtctcccaaaacacacacacttcacatacacaataagaacatactacagtctcccaaaacacacacacttcacatacacaataagaacatactacagtctcccaaaacacacacacttcacatacaCAATAAGAACATACtatagtctcccaaaacacacacattgcacatacacaacacgaacatactgcagtctcccaaaacacaaacacTTCACATACACAATAAGAACATACtatagtctcccaaaacacacacattgcacatacacaacacgaacatactgcagtctcccaaaacacacacacttcacatacaCAATAAGAACATACTATAGTCTCCTTAAACACACACATTGCAcatacacaacacgaacatactgcagtctcccaaaacacacacacttcacatacacaataagaacatactgcagtctcccaaaacacacaaacacttcacacccacaacacaaacatactgcagtctcccaaaacacacacacttcacatacacaacatgaacatactgcagtctcccaaaacacacacacttcacatacacaataagaacatactacagtctcccaaaatacacacactgcacatacacaacacacataAAGAGGAAGTACTTTAATGTCTCTACATGGCTGTAGTACGTATTAatagaaattttatttaatcaacaAACCAACCAATAGTATAACAGCTAGTTTGAATGATAGATTAAATCAGCTGCCCTGGATCATCAGCACCAATATGTCAGGCCCAAAATGATGATTTACTCTTTTTATGATCTTTGTTATTGAAGTAATAGTCAGAGTTCTTTGGTCATTATCGCTGTGATATTTGCTGAACTATAGTGCCATCAGCCATCAAGACATCTTTGAAAGGTTATCATGGACAGTATAGCCATGGCTGAGAAATGTTTCAAAGCTATCAAACCCAAACTAGAAGTCATAAATAAGGTTAAAGTGGTCCCCTTGGCAACATTAAGGACATTCCTGGAACTACAGATAGCATTTTAGGAGTGTGGATTTTGCCTCTCCATGTTTGTGAATAATATTCAGTGACGGCTTTAAATGAGCATGGAAAGTTTATCTTTGAACGCATTATACTGATATGTTAGCTGAGAAGGcacagaaaagaaaacataagCAATTCCGATGTTGTTTTACAGATGATTAGGATCAGTCCAGGTTGGCAAAGCTCTTCTTTGTCATGTATCTTttaataaaatgacattttatacaATGCCAGATGAAGATTTTCTCTTTTCATTTGTGGATCAagtcattaaaaacaaaatctttaaaatcaaaCTCTGATGTATTAAAACTAAAACTAAATACTGTAAAACttatctaaaaaatatatatgtcatgAGGACTAACATATTTGGCAGTATAGATCTGTTTCCAGATGATACAggtttaaataaatatcataagaaagaaaagaaaacattaattaaGCCAGATAAGATAGGAGTCTGAGTGAGGCAGGTTTTTAAGTTTACGCTGTATTAAGTTGGTAAGTGGGATATGTGGCTTTGATGCCATCTGGTTCTACCTGGTAAAAACAAATGGTCTGTGCTTTGATGCCATCTGGTTCTACCTGGTAAAAACAAATGGTCTGTGCAGAAATGGTTTTTGTTTGACCCTGGTAGACTAAGTTGATGCTGACCAGAACAGTGAGTGATATTTATGGTCCAGGTTAGCATCAGGAACACTTATCACCTTCTGGGAAATGTGGAGGCTGTTTTAGTACCATACATGGCCAGTTTTCTGGGATAAATTGTGGAGGCTGTTTTAGTACCATTTCACTTCCATCACCCCAGCAGTTGGTTAGTGGGTAGCCAGTGAGTGAAAGAGTGTATCTAGCATGAGGGACACGATAGAACCAATTTACATGAAATTCTATTTGTGTTCTTTTCCTTTTTGTCttaattaaatatgtaaatacaaaaattaaaaatttatgaAGGTTTCTTGTTGGTTGCCATATATTTCTAATGTAGACAGAATATCAAAGATTTGCAAGGACAGTAACGTGGTTTGTAAGGAGTAGCCGCGGTCAGGAAATTACGCTCACCTCTAGTCTGATAAGTTCTTCAGACGATGACCCTGTCATGCTTGTAGACTGGAGTTGAATGATACTCTTCAGGAACGGTAGACTTCAGAGGAATGATGGGATACAGTGGGAGAGAGGCTCGGCCTTAATCTTCAGTGTGTAACTTTCAATCAATCTTATAGTGGAGTTTAAGTTTGTAACTATGAACAGGCTATGaatatagaaaatgtatttcaataaaaatttggcgttttttgtttgtatttttttggGGGCGGGGGGAGGTTAAGAACTTATCAAGAACAATGTGTCACTCTTACTTATTTGATTATTAATAACATTTGTCAAAGCTAAACTGATTGACTTTCCTCTTTCCTTCCATCAACTAATTTCAATTAAACCATAATTAGTAATATTCAGCTGCCTTAAAGAAGGCTATACTTAATGTTTATATCTATagaagatatatacattattgaaaCAGCCATGAAGAGCCATAGGACATGGCAAAAATAgatgtcattattgttatttttatgcATAAGGCCATGGAATTGagataaaattttgatatatatatgttacgTGATTCCTGTAGAGTTTTGACTGACAAAGGCAGGAGATAATGAGTAGACTGAGGTATATTATTTTCATCAATCTAGAGGAATCAGAAATTGCTACGTTGATATCCGAGAGTCATCGTTCTTCTTTTTCTATTCCTAGTAGTGATTAACATTTCCATGATCTCTCCAATCTTCTGCATGTCTGTCCACAATCTGGCAGTTGCTGTTGATTTATCAAAACCtgtattgctttttgttttaaaattacacATATGGTTAATATAACTTATTAAATGTGGAATATAATTGTGGTTCAAGCTAggatttttttctgaatcaaTTCTCTGCTAGATGGTTGCTTAATTGAGCCCCAATTCCAGTAACTCATATTTCACctctgaaaattcataatgaagtATTCCAGTGTTTAAATTGGAATAGTTCAAAATTGTGTCATCAGGCATGAATGAGTTACAATGGGTGGATGTACAGATCTATATACTTAGGCTTCAGATAATTGGAATTATACCTTTCTTGTTAGAATATCTGCCTTAGGGTGGCTTGAGGGTTACAACTCTGCACTCCATGGTACTCTAGAATCAGATTGCTTTCTTTCCTATTGCTCTGATAATAAAATGATGTTTCACTTCATCAATGActtcaaagaaaagaaaaacatttgagCCATTATATTGTTACTTGGTCTAGTAGCTCTGCATCATCGGGGACCCTAGATTGATGGATTTGACAGTTTTCTAGTTgtgaatttaattatttttcatctaTATTAGATTGACAATAGCTACATGTAATTCACAGATGACCTTAATTGAATTGCCTTCCTTCAATTTTACTGAAATCATTAATAAAGAtcttatgtaaaaaaaacaacaattctAAACATCTGAAAAAGGACTGGTTAGTATGGCTGAACTTGTAATATTAGATACTGACTAATGATGATATAATGGTGCAAAATGATACTACTATGACACATGCTTCTTTGGCCAAGTTGGTAAAGACATTAGTTTATGTAACATCAGAGACATGATTCTTTGGCCAAGTTGGTAAAGACATTGGTTTATGTAACATCAGAGACATGAATGATTATTGATTTGTTACTCAACAGTAATGCTTATCTTCCCTGTCCTTGTACACCTACGAACCTTACTAATTACAGGTGTTACACAAACAACGTGGAAGTATCCGATTCCTGGACTTTATTAGCCCCACGGAGAATGGTGATTACTATAAACAGTAGATATTGAGTATCGTTAGATTTCAAGCCCTGTTTTCTTTTCAGAGGCTTCCATGGGAAATGTGATCTGGCCATCGATATGTTGTATCTGTCACGCTcgcataatgaaataaatactttAATACCTGTTTCGTGTTGTTTTTGTATGGATTGAGTGCATAGGGTTAGTAATTTGTGTAGTGCGACCTATAATGCGGAACTCACTATCAGGTAAGTAGGAGAGAAGATACCCGAGAGGTACCGGGTAGAGACATACATGGATATGGCGGCAAGACGTACACAGTTATGATTGTGTCCAGAGATAGTATTGCATAGGCCGACCAATATTTGGAGCACAGAAAGCTGACTGTGGTAAGTGTTTGCCCTTGTATTATTATTACGCGATTCCATTTTGTATTGTGTCCGTTTGGATTGTATACTTTACCTGATGGGGACCGGTCAAGCATTCATAGGCGTTGCGGTCCACTCGTGCGTGACTGAGTTGTTTACGTGTACGTTCCATTTATATGTAATCTCATAAATAAGTGTTTAAATAGTACATAAATGCATTTATACGGTATATGTTGGATTAAGCTATATATTCAGTATGTAATAGTTTTGTAGAACCTGTTATTATAGAGTAATTGATCGTATATATAAGCGTATGCGTTTACTATGAGTATATGTATGGAGGCCCATAGATAGTATACAGGTTCGGTGTATATTGTTCGTATTGGACCCGCACGATTGTGTAATATATCTTTTGCTTATATTTAGTTTAGTATTGAGGATTAAGAGTATTATGAGGAAtgttattatgtaattattgttaatttagtataatttcagtaattactATCTTCAGTTTGTTAGAATAATAAATGTATGGAAGCGTATGTGAGCAATAATTGATAGGTTTGACATACCTGCGGAGACATTATATTAATATGGAATTAGGCGgatttcaacatattttgtcCTGTTTTCTGTATTTACCAGCTTCTTATCCATGGAATGGGATGACAGACCAGCCAACACATCAGATGTGACTATGACAGAGTCATATATTTGTGGCTACAGTGGCGGTAAAACAGGTCCCATGGCACTCAGCGGTGCAGTAACCCCGAGTGAGACGACTTACGTATGAGTCCACGGTCTACGACTGATGACCGATTGTGACACTTTATTGTTCCACCAGTGGCCAATGGTGGGCTTGTGACTTCCTACATGACACTAAGGTGTCTACCATTGTTTGCGGTTTACGCTAGATGTACACTTGTAACTCATAGCTGGAATTAGATGGACATATCATCATCGACCAGAGGAGTGTTTGTTGTGCTTAAGAAGAGGACAAGACAATCTCAGTGACTTTCTAGTGGTGCGTGGTGAATGAGAGAGAGGgtgaatgtatatgtatatcgattctattatatagttttatgtatatatagtgtacataaatttgtatatattgtatagaaTGCAtcattgtgttgtttttttccgAGTAAGGCTGCGTCGCTCGTACCACAGTTACAaatttggtggcagcggtgggatgaCTGGTGCTAGTCTGCTCGGAAAATGATTTCATGATATGCATTCTATCGGGTAATGCTGGAAAGGTTTTCCTCGGGCAATTTAGTGTTAAGGGGGTTCCTTTTTTCTCTACAGCAGTCTGATAAGCTTGTGAGTGAGTCAAGTATATCCAGGTAAGTGAGTTTATAAGGAACACGTTTTCTATATCTGGACGGGATACATGCCTTTTGCACGGATTGGGGTAAGTAACTAAATAACTAGTTTTATCTCTATTGATTGTATGTTGATTGTGTTTGGTGTATGCtctttgtttttgtgtttcaatTATGGCGACGGTTCAGGATCTCATTTCTTTAGGTAAAGAAATTGGTTTACAGGGCCAGGAGTTACGCCAGTTTGTGGCTGAAGAGCAAGCTAAAGCCAGAGATGAAAGGGAAGAAGCCAGAAAGGTCAGATTACGAGAACTTGACGAGAAAGAGAAGGAACGTCAATTTCAGAAGGAAATGTTAGCAGAACATGCCAGAGAGGAGAAAGAGAAAGAGGAGAGAGCCATTGAAGAACATAGGAGACAGATGGAATTGCAGGCGGCACAATCGAGACCAGTGCGAGATGGAACAGGAGTACGGGGTCCTAAGCTTCCTGCTTTCGAAGATGGTAAAGACAACATGGATTCTTATTTGCAGCGATTCGAGAGGTATGCAACCGCTCAGAACTGGGATCAGCATAGTTGGGGAGCTAACCTTAGCGCTCTGCTCAAAGGTAAGGCGCTTGATGTCTTTTCTCGCCTTCCTGTCGACCAGGCTCTTGATTACCAGGAACTAAAGAAGGCTTTGCTCAAGCGGTTTGAGAAGACGGAAGACGGTTTTAGGAAGGCATTTCGTTCTTCAAGACCAGAAGGCGGTGAGACTTTTACACAGTTTTCCCTGAGGTTAGACAACTATTTCGAGCGATGGGTTGAGATGACCAGGACTGAGAAAACCTATGAGCGACTGAAGGACCTAGTGATCAGGGATCAGTTTATTTATTGTTGTGGAAGGGAATTAGCGCTGTTCTTGAAGGAAAGGATTCCTTCATCCTTGCAAGAGATGGCCAGACTTGCTGACCAATTTGCTGATGCTAGAGGTAGCAGGAATAATTTGATGACGTCGAGAACAAACAAGCATGGGGATGTGAAGCCACAGCAGAACAGCAGTGCTCATATTACTGACAACTTGCGTGGGAAAGCAACTGTACCACAGAAGGAGAGGAAATGCTATTCTTGCGGGAAACCTGGACATTTGTCATTTGAGTGTCGCAACAAGAAGTCGTCCAGCGTTGCTGCTGTTTTAGGCGAGTCAGCGAAAGGACAAGGAAATTGGTTTACTAGACACAAAAGATGTGAGGGTAGAGGAAGTCAAGCACTAACGAAGAAGTCCACAGCTGCTAGTTGTCCTCCGACACTGAGTGAGTCATGCAACATAAGGATGGCTGGGGCTAAAGGCATGCCAATCGCAAGTGGATATGTCGGTGATCATTTCGTCACAGTATTGAGAGATAGCGGCTGTAGCGGTGTTGTCGTGAGGAAGGATCTTGTAGACTCCTCAAGGATATCTGACCGGCGGCAGGTTTGCTCGTTAGCAGATGGATCCAGGATCCAGGTGCCGGTAGCAGAATTGGATATTGACACGCCGTATTTTAAGGGAACAGCTGATGCATGGGTATTAGAGACTCCTCTATATGACTTGATAATTGGGAACGTGAACGGTGCTAGACCCCCTAATCAGCCAGATGATGAGTGGCAAAGAGATGATGGCACAGTTCAGGCAGTAGAGACAAGGGCACAGAAGAAGATTAAGGAGAGTGGGTACCGGCCGTTACATGTAAGGGATGCAACTGACATAGGAACCATGGAAGATATTAGGAAGGAACAGCAAGTTGATCCTACTCTGTCGAAGTTCAGGGACATGGCGAAGAATGATGACCAGCAAGACCGACAGGACGGAGGAGTTTCAGTGATATTTTATCACAAGGGTCTTCTATACAGGAAATTTCGGAGTCCAAAGGTAGCAAATGGAAAGGAGTTTCGTCAGCTGGTAGTTCCAGGTAAATTTCGTCAGGCAGTCTTGGACCTTGCACATTCATCAATTATGGCTGGACACTTGGGAGTCAAACGGACATCAACTCGTGTTCTATCGGAATTCTTTTGGCCTGGTGTCCAAGCGGATGTTGGAAGGTACTGTAGATCATGTGACATATGCCAGCGAACTATTTCCAAGGGGAGAGTTCCTGTTGCACCTCTAGGGAACATGCCGCTTATAGATACGCCATTTAAGAGGGTTGCGGTAGACCTTATCGGACCTATTCAACCGGCGACAGACAGAGGGAACAGATACATTCTGACGGTGGTAGACTACGCGACTCGCTATCCGGAGGCAGTGGCTCTACGAGGAATAGAGACAGAACGTGTGGCGGAAGCGTTAGTCGATATATTTAGCAGAGTTGGAGTTCCAGCGGAAATGCTCTCGGATCAAGGGGCACAGTTCACTTCTGATGTCATGCGTGAAGTTGCCCGACTGCTATCAATGAAGCAATTAACGACGTCCCCGTATCATCCTATGTGTAACGGATTGGTTGAGAGATTCAACGGGACACTTAAGCAAATGCTTCGGAGAATGAGCGCGGAACGACCAAAGGACTGGGACAAGTTCATCAATGCGTTACTTTTTGCATACCGTGAAGTTCCTCAAGAGAGCCTCGGATTTTCTCCATTCGAGCTACTATACGGCAGATCAGTTCGCGGCCCCATGATGATATTGAAGGAGTTGTGGACCAAGGACATGCCGGATGACGATGTGAAGTCTACATACCAGTATGTGGTGGACTTAAGGGAGAGATTGGAGGAAACTTGTCAGTTGGCAAAGGAACATCTAGAGAAGGCAAAAGGTAAGCAGAAGAAGTACTTCAACCGCAAAGCGAGGATAAGAGAATTGAAAGCGGGAGACAAGGTGTTGGTACTCTTGCCGACCAAGGCGAACAAACTTCTTATGCAGTGGCGTggaccatttgaagtaattgaAAGGGTTGGACCTTCGGACTACAGAATAAATCGTGATGGTAAGATCAAGACACTTCATGTGAATCTCCTGAAGAAATATGTTGAACCACAAAGCAAGAGTAAAGATGCAGATTCTAGCGGAATACTTGGGTGTATAGCTACGGCAGTGTTGCACGAGGATGAGGACGACTGTAATGGTGACACAGAGCTGGAGACACTTCCATCCAAGGCAGGTAAAGAGGGTGTGGAGGATGTCGTCATAGCGGAGGAACTGACATCATCACAGTTGGAGGAAGTCCACGAGTTACTTCATTCGTATACAGATGTGCTTACGGATATGCCTGGACACACAAACCTAGCCGTACACGACATACACAGGACAACATCAGAGCCGGTTCGTGTTAAACAGTATCCATTgccatacagtaccaaggaagTGATTATGGATGAAGTCAAGAAGATGATTGACATGGACATCATAGAGCCATCAGAATCACCATATGCAGCACCCGTCGTTATGGTGAAGAAGAAAGACGGAACCAACAGATTCTGCATTGATTTCAGGAGGCTGAACCGCGTGACAGTCTTTGACGCTGAGCCGATGCCCGATACGAACAACATATTCGGTCGTTTGGCAGGAGCACGTTTCTTTTCAAAGTTGGACTTGTCTAAAGGGTACTGGCAGGTGCCAATGGCAGAAAGTGCGAAGTCGAAGACAGCGTTCATCACACCGCAGGGACTTTACCAATTTCGGGTAATGCCGTTTGGATTAGTAAACGCGCCTGCGACGTTTAGTCGACTAATGAGAAAACTATTAGCCGGAATGGATTGTCTGGATAATTTCATCGATGACATTCTTATTTTCACGGACACTTGGGAACAACATTTGGAAGTTTTGAGGGAATTGTTTGGGCGATTGAGGAAAGCGAGACTAACAGCACGCCCAACGAAGTGTTCGATTGGTTTCAAATCATTACCGTGCCTGGGATATGTGGTAGGAGACCAGCGACTTCGACCAGACCAGGAGAAGATCAAGGCTATCGAGGAAGCGCCGAGACCGGAAACAAAGAAACAAGTTCGTTCGTTTCTAGGACTGGCCAGTTTCTATCGGAGATTCATTCCGAATTTCTCAGCCATAGCCATACCACTGAGTGATTTAACCAAGAAAGGCCTTGCGAACAAGGTGGAATGGAACGCGAATCATGAGAAGGCGTTTTTGTCACTGAAGAAGATGTTAACCAGCAGCCCAGTACTGAAGCTACCGGATTTGTCTCAGGAGTTCATTCTTAGAACTGACGCATCCGATACAGGTATTGGAGCTGTGTTACTTCAGGAGGAGAACGACAAGGCGATGCCAGTAGCATACGCTAGCAGAAAACTACTTCCGCGTGAGAAGAATTATGCCATTATTGAACGTGAGTGCCTTGCAATCGTTTGGGGTATACAGAAGTTTGAGCCCTATCTGTACGGACGTGAGTTTGTATTGGAAACGGATCATCAACCGCTGACGTATCTGAACCGGACGAGGACAGCTAATGGAAGGCTGATGAGATGGGCTTTGTTGTTGCAGCCTTACAGGTTTCGCTTGCGGGCTATCAAGGGTTGTGACAACGTTGGAGCGGATTATCTCAGCCGGGTGTAGTGACCTATATTGGATATAGAGTGGGACGTTGCTGTCGTCAGTTTGGAAAGATCGCCAGTCTTCCAGGACTCCAGttggaatttttaaaatgttgtgTACTTtccttttgtaattttgtattgCGAGGTGAATATTTCGTGAAATTTAAACAATTTCATCTGAAACGGGGGGATGTGTCACGCTcgcataatgaaataaatactttAATACCTGTTTCGTGTTGTTTTTGTATGGATTGAGTGCATAGGGTTAGTAATTTGTGTAGTGCGACCTATAATGCGGAACTCACTATCAGGTAAGTAGGAGAGAAGATACCCGAGAGGTACCGGGTAGAGACATACATGGATATGGCGGCAAGACGTACACAGTTATGATTGTGTCCAGAGATAGTATTGCATAGGCCGACCAATATTTGGAGCACAGAAAGCTGACTGTGGTAAGTGTTTGCCCTTGTATTATTATTACGCGATTCCATTTTGTATTGTGTCCGTTTGGATTGTATACTTTACCTGATGGGGACCGGTCAAGCATTCATAGGCGTTGCGGTCCACTCGTGCGTGACTGAGTTGTTTACGTGTACGTTCCATTTATATGTAATCTCATAAATAAGTGTTTAAATAGTACATAAATGCATTTATACGGTATATGTTGGATTAAGCTATATATTCAGTATGTAATAGTTTTGTAGAACCTGTTATTATAGAGTAATTGATCGTATATATAAGCGTATGCGTTTACTATGAGTATATGTATGGAGGCCCATAGATAGTATACAGGTTCGGTGTATATTGTTCGTATTGGACCCGCACGATTGTGTAATATATCTTTTGCTTATATTTAGTTTAGTATTGAGGATTAAGAGTATTATGAGGAAtgttattatgtaattattgttaatttagtataatttcagtaattactATCTTCAGTTTGTTAGAATAATAAATGTATGGAAGCGTATGTGAGCAATAATTGATAGGTTTGACATACCTGCGGAGACATTATATTAATATGGAATTAGGCGgatttcaacatattttgtcCTGTTTTCTGTATTTACCAGCTTCTTATCCATGGAATGGGATGACAGACCAGCCAACACATCAGATGTGACTATGACAGAGTCATATATTTGTGGCTACAGTGGCGGTAAAACAGGTCCCATGGCACTCAGCGGTGCAGTAACCCCGAGTGAGACGACTTACGTATGAGTCCACGGTCTACGACTGATGACCGATTGTGACACTTTATTGTTCCACCAGTGGCCAATGGTGGGCTTGTGACTTCCTACATGACACTAAGGTGTCTACCATTGTTTGCGGTTTACGCTAGATGTACACTTGTAACTCATAGCTGGCATTAGATGGACATATCATCATCGACCAGAGGAGTGTTTGTTGTGCTTAAGAAGAGGACAAGACAATCTCAGTGACTTTCTAGTGGTGTGTGGTGAATGAGAGAGAGAgtgaatgtatatgtatattgattctattatatagttttatgtatatatagtgtaaataaacttgtatatattgtatagaatgcatcattgtgtggtttttcCCGAGTAAGGCTGCGTCGCTCGTTCCACAGTTACAGTATCAACACAGTGTTCATTGGTTCACAGGAAGGTCTTCATATCTTGGTGTAAATTTGTCACAATAATGGACATACACTGACAGAGGACAATGACCTGTAAATAAGGTAACATGGTCGCTGTTCACAATGGTGGGTGACAAAGTCTTCTACAAATGGCTCTAATTCATTGGTTGCTCCAACACAGTTGTGTACATTGATGGAGACAACTTGAGCTGAAATAACACTCAATAAAAACAGCATTTCCAATGGTATttaggatttttagcccaccatcatcagatggtgggctattcaaatcgcctttcgtccgtggtccgtcgtccgtccgtccgtccttccgtccgtccgtccttccgtccgtccgtccgtccgttaacaattcttgttaccgctatttctcagaaagtactgaagggatctttctcaaattttacatgtaggttcccctagggccctaattgtgcatattgcattttgggaccaatcggtcaacaagatggccgactggcggccatcttggattttgatagataaagtgtgttaccgctatttctcagaaagtactaaagggatctttctcaaatttcacatgtaggttcccctagggccctagttgtgcatattgcattttgggaccaatcggtcaacaagatggccgactggcggccatcttggattttgatagttaaagtttgttaccgctatttctcagaaagtactaaagggatctttctcaaattttacatgtaggttcccctaggcccctagttgtgcatattgcattttgggaccaatcggtcaacaagatggccgactggcggccatcttggattttgatagttaaagtttgttaccgctatttctcagaaagttttgaagggatctttctcaaatttcatatgttggttctccttgggccctagttgtgcatattgcattttgggaccaatcggtcaacaagatggccgactggcggccatcttggattttgatagttaaagtttgttaccactatttctcagaaagtgctgaagggatctttctcaaatttcatatgttgcttctccttgggccctagttgtgcatattgcattttgggaccaatcggtcaacaagatggccgactggcgaccatcttggattttgatagttaaagtttgttaccgctatttctcagaaagttttgaagggatctttctcaaatttcatatgttggttctccttgggccctagttgtgcatattgcattttgggacctatcg
This genomic window contains:
- the LOC138318331 gene encoding uncharacterized protein; translated protein: MATVQDLISLGKEIGLQGQELRQFVAEEQAKARDEREEARKVRLRELDEKEKERQFQKEMLAEHAREEKEKEERAIEEHRRQMELQAAQSRPVRDGTGVRGPKLPAFEDGKDNMDSYLQRFERYATAQNWDQHSWGANLSALLKGKALDVFSRLPVDQALDYQELKKALLKRFEKTEDGFRKAFRSSRPEGGETFTQFSLRLDNYFERWVEMTRTEKTYERLKDLVIRDQFIYCCGRELALFLKERIPSSLQEMARLADQFADARGSRNNLMTSRTNKHGDVKPQQNSSAHITDNLRGKATVPQKERKCYSCGKPGHLSFECRNKKSSSVAAVLGESAKGQGNWFTRHKRCEGRGSQALTKKSTAASCPPTLSESCNIRMAGAKGMPIASGYVGDHFVTVLRDSGCSGVVVRKDLVDSSRISDRRQVCSLADGSRIQVPVAELDIDTPYFKGTADAWVLETPLYDLIIGNVNGARPPNQPDDEWQRDDGTVQAVETRAQKKIKESGYRPLHVRDATDIGTMEDIRKEQQVDPTLSKFRDMAKNDDQQDRQDGGVSVIFYHKGLLYRKFRSPKVANGKEFRQLVVPGKFRQAVLDLAHSSIMAGHLGVKRTSTRVLSEFFWPGVQADVGRYCRSCDICQRTISKGRVPVAPLGNMPLIDTPFKRVAVDLIGPIQPATDRGNRYILTVVDYATRYPEAVALRGIETERVAEALVDIFSRVGVPAEMLSDQGAQFTSDVMREVARLLSMKQLTTSPYHPMCNGLVERFNGTLKQMLRRMSAERPKDWDKFINALLFAYREVPQESLGFSPFELLYGRSVRGPMMILKELWTKDMPDDDVKSTYQYVVDLRERLEETCQLAKEHLEKAKGKQKKYFNRKARIRELKAGDKVLVLLPTKANKLLMQWRGPFEVIERVGPSDYRINRDGKIKTLHVNLLKKYVEPQSKSKDADSSGILGCIATAVLHEDEDDCNGDTELETLPSKAGKEGVEDVVIAEELTSSQLEEVHELLHSYTDVLTDMPGHTNLAVHDIHRTTSEPVRVKQYPLPYSTKEVIMDEVKKMIDMDIIEPSESPYAAPVVMVKKKDGTNRFCIDFRRLNRVTVFDAEPMPDTNNIFGRLAGARFFSKLDLSKGYWQVPMAESAKSKTAFITPQGLYQFRVMPFGLVNAPATFSRLMRKLLAGMDCLDNFIDDILIFTDTWEQHLEVLRELFGRLRKARLTARPTKCSIGFKSLPCLGYVVGDQRLRPDQEKIKAIEEAPRPETKKQVRSFLGLASFYRRFIPNFSAIAIPLSDLTKKGLANKVEWNANHEKAFLSLKKMLTSSPVLKLPDLSQEFILRTDASDTGIGAVLLQEENDKAMPVAYASRKLLPREKNYAIIERECLAIVWGIQKFEPYLYGREFVLETDHQPLTYLNRTRTANGRLMRWALLLQPYRFRLRAIKGCDNVGADYLSRV